In the Triticum aestivum cultivar Chinese Spring chromosome 2B, IWGSC CS RefSeq v2.1, whole genome shotgun sequence genome, TACGAGTAGTAAAAATAAAAGGAGGAAGTATTATCAATATAGAAGCAGAGTCAGAACAATGGCCCCTATATTACATGCATTGTCGTAATAGCTGGTCTTATTTTCCCTTTGTTTCAGAGGAAAACAGTAATGCTGATTTGCTTGTCTTTGGATGTCCCTGTTGAACTACTTCGTTGAAACAGAACACAAACAGAGTGCAGTATACTCAATCATGAGGTCGTTGGACACCACAGGAGTTGTGACAACATTGTTTTACCAAACCCGCGAAAACAAACATTATTTTACCAAGTTGAGCAATCTCGATAAAGAACACATGATTGATTTGTCGTATCACTACAGTACACACCAATTCAGAGGAGCCCTTGATAATAAAGAATTATAATACCGTCACAGCACCTGTCGACCAGAGTACATCAATTTCCAATCGGCTCGCCCTTCATTTTAACATTCGCAATTACAAATGCCATCCGCTTAATACTACTAGCAGATTTCTTGTttcctactccctctgttcggaattacttgtcatagaaatggatgtatctagacatttttttagttctagatacatcaatttctgcggcaagtaattcggaacggagggagtacctcctaCTGAACAATGTGGACCATTTTTTTTACACAACCGGGAATTGTCCCAGTGATCACTCAGTGCTGAATCCTCTTGTGGCTCTTGTTATAGGCGTAGGAGCTGGCGAGCCAAAGGAAGAGCACGAGCTCAGCGGCCGAGAGTCCGGCGAGCAGCCAGTAGAAGTAGTCGAGGTGGGCGCGGTTGAGGTTGTCGGCAAACCAACCATCACCGCTGCCACTTCTAGTAACACGGtcgatgaaggagatgagggcGCTGCTGATGAAGCCACCGATGCCCATGACGCTAAAGTAGAGAGCCAGTCCGAGGCTGCGCAGCTCGCGGGGCATCTGGTCGTAGAAGAACTCCTGCATGCCCACCACCGCCAGCACGTATGCCACACCCATCATCACGTATTGCGGCACCAGCCATGCCCAGCTCATCGGCACCGTCGCCCTGGCGTCGTCCACCAGCCCGTGCTCCCGTGCTGTATCTAGTCGTTGGCCCTCCACCAGCGTCGCTGCGATGATCGCTCCCATTGACACCGCCATGCCCGTGCCCATGCGCTGCAGCAGCGTCAGCCCCGATGGCTTGCCAGTAAGACGCCCCAGTGCCGGCACCAGCAAACGATCATAGATGGGGACGAACAACAGGATGCTCGCTGGCCCCAGTGTCTGAAGAGCGGCCGGCGGTAGCTCAAGGCCTCCGAAGACGCGACGGTCCAGGGTGCCACCCTGCTTGTTGAATAGCGTCATGATTTGCGCGTACGCAACCCCATACGCCAGGCATGCCGCCCAGATCGGCAACACACGGAGCATGCTGCGCGCCTCCTCAGATTTGGCCACAACATCATCGTCTTGGTGTCCATTTGTACTGAAGGGGAAGCTTGAGCTCTTGATGAGTGTGCCAAGGCTACGACCGAGGCGGGCGAAAGGACTCTCAAC is a window encoding:
- the LOC123042960 gene encoding protein NRT1/ PTR FAMILY 5.13-like; protein product: MVTLASTLLEQSSLPARDIHTSSGPSSLQVAFFYASLYLIALAQGADKPCALAFAAEQFDPEHPKERASRSSLFNWWFFSMAVGISISVAVVSYIQENVGWGIGFGMLCAIMVCTFIVFLSGTPTYRFCVPTTDVESPFARLGRSLGTLIKSSSFPFSTNGHQDDDVVAKSEEARSMLRVLPIWAACLAYGVAYAQIMTLFNKQGGTLDRRVFGGLELPPAALQTLGPASILLFVPIYDRLLVPALGRLTGKPSGLTLLQRMGTGMAVSMGAIIAATLVEGQRLDTAREHGLVDDARATVPMSWAWLVPQYVMMGVAYVLAVVGMQEFFYDQMPRELRSLGLALYFSVMGIGGFISSALISFIDRVTRSGSGDGWFADNLNRAHLDYFYWLLAGLSAAELVLFLWLASSYAYNKSHKRIQH